The proteins below are encoded in one region of Triticum aestivum cultivar Chinese Spring chromosome 1B, IWGSC CS RefSeq v2.1, whole genome shotgun sequence:
- the LOC123132713 gene encoding transcription factor MYBC1 yields MREEEEPSWFARFDEDLPAPDELMPLSQSLITRDLAAAFDIPTHGGGGPLSGGADGAGGQEMNGGASSAAGSSGGNGGGNGEEPARTLKRPRLVWTPQLHKRFVDAVAHLGIKNAVPKTIMQLMSVDGLTRENVASHLQKYRLYLKRMQGLGNGGGGGGGSHSSGSGTDAATEHLFATGPSPFLPPGRGPAVADPYTPYAAMPAHPAAHHHHHHPQQIAHFHHPAARPLGHYGAGPGGGFDHGFLSRAVASGAPVGPPGMHHRMVGGGAAMGMMAPSSFAEELELGSRGGGGGGGRRELTLFPTSGEH; encoded by the coding sequence atgagggaggaggaggagccaagCTGGTTCGCGCGCTTCGACGAGGACCTGCCGGCGCCGGACGAGCTCATGCCGCTCTCGCAGTCGCTCATCACCCGCGATCTCGCCGCCGCCTTCGACATCCCCACGCACGGCGGGGGCGGCCCGCTCAGCGGCGGCGCTGACGGCGCGGGCGGCCAGGAGATGAACGGCGGCGCGTCGTCGGCCGCCGGCTCCAGCGGCGGAAACGGCGGCGGCAACGGGGAGGAGCCGGCCAGGACCCTCAAGCGGCCGCGCCTCGTGTGGACGCCGCAGCTGCACAAGCGGTTCGTCGACGCCGTGGCGCACCTCGGCATCAAGAACGCCGTGCCCAAGACCATAATGCAGCTGATGAGCGTGGACGGCCTCACGCGCGAGAACGTCGCGTCCCACCTCCAGAAGTACCGCCTCTACCTCAAGCGCATGCAGGGGctcggcaacggcggcggcggcgggggaggcagCCACTCCTCCGGCTCCGGGACCGACGCGGCCACCGAGCACCTCTTCGCCACCGGGCCCTCCCCGTTCCTCCCGCCCGGCCGCGGCCCGGCCGTCGCCGACCCTTACACTCCATACGCCGCCATGCCCGCCCACCCCGCCgcgcaccaccatcaccaccacccgcAGCAGATCGCCCACTTCCACCACCCCGCCGCGCGCCCGCTCGGCCACTACGGCGCCGGGCCAGGCGGCGGCTTCGACCACGGGTTCCTGAGCCGCGCCGTGGCCAGCGGCGCGCCAGTCGGCCCGCCCGGGATGCACCACCGCATGGTCGGCGGCGGGGCCGCGATGGGGATGATGGCGCCGTCGTCTTTCGCCGAGGAGCTGGAGCTCGggtcccgcggcggcggcggcggcggcgggcgccgggaGCTGACGCTGTTCCCGACTTCCGGCGAGCACTGA